A single region of the Halorussus gelatinilyticus genome encodes:
- a CDS encoding methyl-accepting chemotaxis protein: MAVNDTSEQFGPSTHTDAGDFWRGAFEQLVEQLPEPAFVVDDTGHITRWNSAVVEMTGYPSEEVVGKHAYDVFGTEGEDETLAETVIRTGGVVREETIRSAATADGDRAHARALGVPVTAPDGEVVGAVEVLNRVTALVEQRETIRDLQQQMTDEVETAVSELRDSTADVSEDSQEVSDLAREQETNLQQVQSEVSSLSATVEEIASSADEVSKQSAEAKASAEESAESAERTLETVDEVAEKSEEVVADAQSLEERVDEIDEVVEVIDDIAEQTNLLALNANIEAARSDGSGDGFAVVANEIKELAEESKDRVDEIESMVEDVRETTHDTVEKISENDEQLDEAAADIRSVVENQQDIVAAVQQTDTGVSEIADTTEEQAASAEEIASMTDTVVGQAGDVSDAVEGIAAANEEQTMMVRNIDESIESLEASIEDVME; the protein is encoded by the coding sequence ATGGCTGTCAACGACACCTCTGAACAATTCGGACCGAGTACCCACACCGACGCGGGCGACTTCTGGCGAGGCGCGTTCGAACAACTCGTCGAACAGTTACCCGAACCAGCGTTCGTCGTGGACGACACCGGACACATCACGCGTTGGAACTCCGCCGTCGTGGAGATGACGGGGTATCCGTCCGAGGAGGTCGTCGGGAAGCACGCCTACGACGTCTTCGGGACCGAGGGGGAGGACGAGACGCTGGCCGAGACGGTGATTCGGACCGGCGGGGTCGTCCGGGAGGAGACGATTCGCTCGGCGGCGACCGCCGACGGTGACCGGGCCCACGCCCGAGCGCTCGGCGTCCCCGTCACCGCACCCGACGGCGAAGTCGTCGGCGCGGTGGAGGTTCTCAACCGCGTCACCGCGCTCGTCGAACAGCGCGAGACGATTCGGGACCTCCAGCAGCAGATGACCGACGAGGTCGAGACGGCGGTGAGCGAACTCCGCGACTCGACCGCAGACGTCTCCGAGGACTCCCAGGAGGTCAGCGACCTCGCGCGCGAGCAGGAGACCAACCTCCAGCAGGTGCAGTCCGAGGTGTCGTCGCTGAGCGCGACGGTCGAAGAGATCGCGTCGAGCGCCGACGAGGTGAGCAAGCAGAGCGCCGAGGCGAAGGCGTCCGCCGAGGAGTCCGCCGAGAGCGCCGAGCGAACACTCGAAACCGTCGACGAAGTCGCCGAGAAGTCCGAGGAGGTCGTCGCCGACGCCCAGAGCCTCGAAGAGCGCGTGGACGAAATCGACGAGGTGGTCGAGGTCATCGACGACATCGCCGAGCAGACCAACCTCCTCGCGCTGAATGCCAACATCGAAGCGGCGCGGTCGGACGGAAGCGGCGACGGGTTCGCCGTCGTGGCGAACGAGATAAAGGAACTCGCCGAGGAGTCGAAAGACCGGGTGGACGAGATAGAGTCGATGGTCGAGGACGTGCGGGAGACGACCCACGACACGGTCGAGAAGATATCGGAGAACGACGAGCAACTCGACGAGGCCGCCGCCGACATCCGGTCGGTCGTCGAGAACCAGCAGGACATCGTGGCGGCCGTCCAGCAGACCGATACCGGCGTCAGCGAGATCGCCGACACCACGGAGGAACAGGCCGCGAGCGCCGAAGAGATAGCGAGCATGACCGACACGGTGGTCGGACAGGCCGGTGACGTGTCCGACGCCGTCGAGGGAATCGCGGCCGCAAACGAGGAGCAGACCATGATGGTCCGGAACATCGACGAGAGCATCGAGTCGCTCGAAGCGTCCATCGAGGACGTGATGGAGTAG
- a CDS encoding VOC family protein has translation MTDSETPPLTDINHVTNICTDMDRTQEFYEDVLGFYTVKMTENYDDPGTPHYYFSPTPEGEPGTVVSYFEYPNSRGNPGPGASHHFALGVEDEATLREWRDYLQSKGVRVSQVRDRTYFESIYLSDPDGLTIEICTEGPGFGVDEETPGSEFVEAPEQR, from the coding sequence ATGACCGACTCGGAGACGCCGCCGCTCACGGACATCAACCACGTCACGAACATCTGCACCGACATGGACCGCACGCAGGAGTTCTACGAGGACGTGCTGGGCTTCTACACCGTCAAGATGACCGAGAACTACGACGACCCCGGCACGCCCCACTACTACTTCTCGCCGACGCCGGAGGGCGAACCCGGCACCGTCGTCAGCTACTTCGAGTATCCCAACTCCAGAGGGAATCCCGGTCCGGGCGCGTCCCACCACTTCGCGCTGGGCGTCGAGGACGAGGCGACCCTGCGCGAGTGGCGCGACTACCTCCAGTCGAAGGGCGTCCGCGTCTCGCAGGTGCGCGACCGAACCTACTTCGAGAGCATCTACCTCTCGGACCCCGACGGCCTGACCATCGAAATCTGTACCGAGGGACCGGGCTTCGGCGTGGACGAGGAGACGCCGGGAAGCGAGTTCGTGGAGGCCCCGGAGCAGCGATGA
- a CDS encoding lactate racemase domain-containing protein, with protein MRVPYGDTAIDVSLPDCDVTVAEPPDGNPVDPREDAARAMADPHGPPLRERVDADDEVAIVVTDVTRATPDDVLVDLLVSALREAGVERDRISVVVGLGLHRPMTDEELRTALGEYADLAQNHDAEAARVVGEVEGPDGDVVPVELNPTVAAADAVVSTGMVEPHQYAGFSGGAKTVAIGAGGESLIRYTHGPEMLAREGVRLGRVDGNPFRATLDEAGDVIGVDFCLNVTHGPAGILGASAGDHREVVRDLAELCKDNISVSLSDTYDAVVAGVGAPKDANLYQATRAATYLALGDYDPLRSGGRIVVPARLQEGAGEGTGERRFYDWLSGAESADALYDEMRRGYDPGAQRAFVVARVLREYDCYVTDSESPAVVEECLMHARESVADAVEPGSDVLVVPDALDTLLERA; from the coding sequence GTGAGAGTTCCCTACGGCGACACCGCCATCGACGTGTCCCTTCCAGACTGCGACGTGACGGTCGCCGAACCGCCCGACGGCAACCCGGTGGACCCCCGCGAGGACGCCGCGCGAGCGATGGCCGACCCGCACGGGCCGCCGCTCCGCGAACGCGTGGACGCCGACGACGAGGTGGCGATCGTCGTGACCGACGTGACCCGCGCGACGCCCGACGACGTGCTGGTGGACCTGCTGGTCTCGGCACTCCGCGAGGCGGGCGTAGAGCGCGACCGAATCTCCGTCGTCGTCGGCCTCGGACTCCACCGGCCGATGACCGACGAGGAGTTGCGCACGGCGCTCGGCGAGTACGCCGACCTCGCGCAGAACCACGACGCGGAAGCGGCCCGCGTCGTCGGCGAAGTCGAAGGCCCGGACGGAGACGTCGTGCCCGTGGAACTCAACCCGACCGTCGCCGCGGCCGACGCCGTGGTCTCGACCGGGATGGTCGAACCCCACCAGTACGCGGGGTTCTCCGGCGGTGCCAAGACCGTCGCCATCGGCGCTGGCGGCGAGTCGCTCATCCGGTACACGCACGGTCCCGAGATGCTCGCCCGAGAGGGCGTCCGACTCGGCCGCGTGGACGGGAATCCGTTCCGCGCGACGCTGGACGAGGCGGGCGACGTGATAGGCGTGGACTTCTGTCTGAACGTCACGCACGGCCCGGCCGGGATTCTGGGCGCGAGCGCTGGCGACCACCGCGAGGTGGTCCGTGACCTTGCAGAGCTATGCAAAGACAATATTTCTGTTTCTCTAAGCGACACGTACGATGCCGTCGTCGCTGGCGTCGGCGCGCCGAAGGACGCGAACCTCTATCAGGCGACGCGGGCCGCGACGTACCTCGCGTTGGGCGATTACGACCCGCTCCGCTCCGGCGGTCGAATCGTCGTGCCCGCGCGCTTGCAGGAGGGCGCGGGCGAGGGCACGGGCGAGAGGCGCTTCTACGACTGGCTCAGCGGTGCCGAGAGCGCGGACGCCCTCTACGACGAGATGCGTCGGGGCTACGACCCCGGCGCACAGCGCGCGTTCGTCGTGGCTCGGGTCCTCCGGGAGTACGACTGCTACGTCACCGACAGCGAGTCGCCCGCGGTCGTCGAGGAGTGTCTGATGCACGCCCGCGAATCGGTCGCCGACGCCGTGGAACCGGGAAGCGACGTGCTGGTGGTTCCGGACGCGCTCGACACGTTGCTCGAAAGAGCGTAA
- a CDS encoding ATP-dependent helicase, with the protein MGARDLLARGDFDFDADSVEVDDAAVLESLEPEVREWWVEQFGEYVPDNGGLFTPPQKEAIPLINEGTNALVASPTGSGKTLSAFTAILNELFRREREWDEGLDNSVYCLYVSPLKSLANDIHRNLEVPLSGIAEKMDGDPSVRHAIRHGDTDDAARRKMLEETPHILNTTPETLAILLNSPKFKQKLESVEYVVVDEIHSLADGKRGTHLALSLERLENMVESSPTRIGCSATVEPLSDIADFLVGCERSDDGADGDAREVTVRDREIVDTRFVREFDIELQCPTDDLIDTPRDVVNERFYDQLHGLIQDHTNTLVFTNTRSGAERVLHNLRERFAAYDEDNSGCHHGSLSKEARQSIEADLKDGSLDVVTTSTSLELGIDMPHIDLVVQVGSPKSVASLLQRVGRAGHQLGQTVAGRVVALDRDELVECAVMLKKAEEGFVDRVFVPEEAYDVAAQHVYGMAINDVRPEREVRETLRRAYPYRNFSDDQFETLFRYLTSDYEGLEDKNVYAKIWRDENDPPDGEYHYPEFDVGEPLIGKRGKLARVIYMTNIGTIPDSFTCDVFTRGDNEWVGDLDESYLDTLEKGDVFVLGGQNFEFQYRRGSKVYADRTSARPTVPSWFSERLPLSYDLGRSILEFQGDLLERFEKRGKPAVRVWLREFPLDENSVRAIARMFDEQIRYAGPESVSTDRRLAVEVELDRDEYERHYYVHSNYGRKFNDGLSRVVAYRCANAANTNVSVAVADHGFTISMPLNRKVDVAEILRDVDPGEVRSDLRAALDGTELLQRYFRINATRSLMILKRYKGYEKSASEQQVSSEMLLGFAEGLEDFAVIEETYREIIEDKLAVSAIEDVLADVQSGDVTVTQHRVDTPTPRAFGLATLMASDVVLAEDESAVLQEFHDRVLDDIGGEYQDAGGASAVE; encoded by the coding sequence ATGGGAGCGCGCGACCTGTTGGCGCGCGGGGATTTCGACTTCGACGCCGATTCTGTCGAGGTGGACGACGCCGCCGTCCTCGAATCGCTGGAACCCGAGGTCCGGGAGTGGTGGGTCGAACAGTTCGGCGAGTACGTCCCCGACAACGGCGGCCTGTTCACGCCCCCGCAGAAGGAGGCGATTCCGCTCATCAACGAGGGAACCAACGCGCTCGTCGCGTCGCCGACGGGGTCGGGCAAGACCCTCTCGGCGTTCACCGCGATTCTGAACGAGTTGTTCCGGAGAGAACGCGAGTGGGACGAGGGCCTGGACAACTCGGTCTACTGCCTCTACGTCTCGCCGCTCAAGTCGCTGGCCAACGACATCCACCGGAATCTGGAGGTGCCGCTTTCGGGCATCGCCGAGAAGATGGACGGCGACCCCTCGGTCCGCCACGCCATCCGGCACGGGGACACCGACGACGCGGCCCGCCGGAAGATGCTGGAGGAGACGCCCCACATCCTCAACACGACGCCCGAGACGCTGGCTATCCTGCTCAACTCCCCGAAGTTCAAGCAGAAACTGGAGTCCGTCGAGTACGTCGTCGTGGACGAGATTCACAGTCTCGCCGACGGCAAGCGGGGCACCCACCTCGCGCTGAGTCTGGAGCGACTGGAGAACATGGTCGAGTCCTCGCCGACGCGAATCGGATGCTCGGCGACGGTCGAACCGCTCTCGGACATCGCTGACTTCCTCGTCGGATGCGAGCGGTCGGACGACGGAGCGGACGGAGACGCGCGAGAGGTGACCGTCCGAGACCGCGAAATCGTGGACACGCGGTTCGTCCGGGAGTTCGATATCGAGTTGCAGTGTCCGACCGACGACCTCATCGACACGCCCCGGGACGTGGTCAACGAGCGGTTCTACGACCAACTCCACGGCCTGATACAGGACCACACCAACACACTCGTCTTCACGAACACCCGGTCGGGGGCCGAGCGCGTCCTCCACAACCTCCGCGAGCGGTTCGCGGCGTACGACGAAGACAACTCCGGGTGCCACCACGGCAGTCTCTCGAAGGAGGCCCGCCAGTCCATCGAGGCGGACCTGAAGGACGGGAGCCTCGACGTGGTGACGACCTCCACGAGTCTGGAACTCGGCATCGACATGCCCCACATCGACCTCGTGGTGCAGGTCGGGTCCCCCAAATCGGTGGCCTCCCTGCTCCAGCGCGTCGGGCGCGCGGGCCACCAACTCGGCCAGACCGTCGCGGGCCGGGTCGTCGCGCTCGACCGCGACGAACTCGTGGAGTGCGCCGTGATGCTCAAGAAGGCCGAGGAGGGGTTCGTGGACCGCGTGTTCGTCCCCGAGGAGGCCTACGACGTGGCCGCACAGCACGTCTACGGGATGGCAATCAACGACGTGCGCCCGGAGCGGGAGGTCCGCGAGACGCTCCGGCGGGCCTACCCCTACCGGAACTTCTCGGACGACCAGTTCGAGACGCTGTTCCGCTACCTGACCTCGGACTACGAGGGACTGGAGGACAAGAACGTCTACGCCAAAATCTGGCGCGACGAGAACGACCCGCCCGACGGCGAGTACCACTACCCCGAGTTCGACGTGGGCGAACCCCTGATAGGCAAGCGCGGCAAGTTGGCCCGGGTCATCTACATGACCAACATCGGCACGATTCCGGACTCGTTCACCTGCGACGTGTTCACCCGCGGCGACAACGAGTGGGTCGGCGACCTCGACGAGTCGTATCTGGACACCCTCGAGAAGGGCGACGTGTTCGTCCTCGGGGGCCAGAACTTCGAGTTCCAGTACCGCAGAGGTTCGAAGGTGTACGCCGACCGGACGAGCGCCCGGCCGACCGTGCCCTCGTGGTTCTCCGAGCGTCTGCCGCTGTCGTACGACCTCGGTCGGTCGATTCTGGAGTTCCAGGGCGACCTGCTCGAACGCTTCGAGAAGCGCGGGAAGCCCGCGGTCCGAGTGTGGCTCAGGGAGTTCCCGCTGGACGAGAACAGCGTCCGGGCCATCGCCCGGATGTTCGACGAACAGATTCGCTACGCCGGTCCCGAGAGCGTCAGCACCGACCGGCGACTCGCGGTCGAGGTCGAACTCGACCGCGACGAGTACGAGCGCCACTACTACGTCCACTCGAACTACGGCCGGAAGTTCAACGACGGCCTCTCGCGGGTCGTCGCCTACCGATGCGCCAACGCCGCCAACACCAACGTCTCGGTCGCGGTCGCCGACCACGGGTTCACGATTTCGATGCCGCTGAACCGCAAGGTGGACGTGGCCGAGATTCTGCGCGACGTCGACCCCGGGGAGGTCCGGAGCGACCTCCGGGCCGCGCTCGACGGGACCGAACTCCTCCAGCGGTACTTCCGCATCAACGCCACGCGGTCGCTGATGATTCTCAAGCGGTACAAGGGCTACGAGAAGTCCGCGAGCGAACAGCAGGTCTCCAGCGAGATGCTGTTGGGGTTCGCCGAGGGACTGGAGGACTTCGCGGTCATCGAGGAGACCTACCGCGAGATAATCGAGGACAAACTCGCGGTCTCGGCCATCGAGGACGTGCTCGCCGACGTGCAGTCGGGCGACGTGACGGTGACCCAACACCGCGTGGACACGCCGACGCCGCGGGCGTTCGGTCTCGCCACGCTGATGGCCAGCGACGTGGTGCTGGCCGAAGACGAGAGCGCCGTCTTACAGGAGTTCCACGACCGCGTGCTGGACGACATCGGCGGCGAGTATCAGGACGCCGGAGGCGCGTCGGCGGTCGAATAG
- a CDS encoding NADH:flavin oxidoreductase produces the protein MENEYDVLFDAFDLDGVHLDNRVGLAPMTRTSATADGRATEQMKRYYVKFARGGFSFLVTEGTYPDEAYSQGYDDQPGLANESHVEAWREVTDAVHDEGAPIFAQLMHAGALSQGNRYVEESVGPSAVEPKGEQLELYGGSGEFAAPKEMTKAEMDEAREGFVEAARRADEAGFDGVEIHGANGYLLDQFLTEYTNERDDEYGGSVENRVRYHTEVVEAVQDAVPEEFVVGVRISQSKVNDPDYRWSGGEDDAEVVFGALDEAGADFLHVTEEDITTPAFDSGPTLAELADEYATVPVIANGGLGDPEAATRAVESHGADLVAQATSALANPDWPNRVAEGRAPDEFDFGEILQPDATIGDAEVPAESE, from the coding sequence ATGGAAAACGAGTACGACGTTCTATTCGATGCGTTCGACCTCGACGGTGTCCACCTCGACAACCGGGTCGGGTTAGCGCCGATGACGCGAACGAGCGCGACCGCCGACGGCCGCGCCACCGAGCAGATGAAACGGTACTACGTGAAGTTCGCACGCGGCGGTTTCTCGTTCCTCGTCACCGAGGGAACGTACCCCGACGAGGCCTACAGCCAGGGGTACGACGACCAACCCGGACTCGCCAACGAGTCTCACGTCGAAGCGTGGCGGGAAGTCACCGACGCGGTTCACGACGAGGGCGCGCCCATCTTCGCGCAACTCATGCACGCCGGGGCGCTCTCGCAGGGCAATCGGTACGTCGAGGAGTCGGTCGGTCCGTCCGCCGTCGAACCGAAGGGCGAACAGTTGGAACTCTACGGCGGAAGCGGCGAGTTCGCCGCCCCGAAGGAGATGACGAAGGCCGAGATGGACGAGGCGCGGGAGGGGTTCGTCGAGGCCGCCCGGCGGGCCGACGAGGCCGGGTTCGACGGCGTCGAAATCCACGGCGCGAACGGCTACCTCCTCGACCAGTTCCTGACCGAGTACACGAACGAACGCGACGACGAGTACGGCGGTTCCGTCGAGAACCGAGTGCGGTACCACACCGAGGTCGTCGAGGCGGTGCAGGACGCGGTCCCCGAGGAGTTCGTCGTCGGGGTCCGTATCTCCCAGAGCAAGGTCAACGACCCCGACTACCGATGGTCCGGCGGCGAGGACGACGCCGAGGTAGTCTTCGGCGCGCTCGACGAGGCGGGCGCGGACTTCCTCCACGTCACTGAGGAGGACATCACCACGCCGGCGTTCGATTCGGGTCCGACGCTCGCGGAGTTGGCCGACGAGTACGCGACCGTCCCCGTCATCGCCAACGGCGGTCTCGGCGACCCCGAGGCGGCGACGCGGGCCGTCGAGTCCCACGGGGCCGACCTCGTGGCGCAGGCGACCAGCGCGCTCGCGAACCCGGACTGGCCGAACCGCGTCGCCGAGGGACGCGCGCCCGACGAGTTCGACTTCGGCGAGATACTCCAACCGGACGCGACCATCGGCGACGCCGAGGTACCGGCCGAGTCGGAGTGA
- a CDS encoding MBL fold metallo-hydrolase codes for MQVTFLGTGSAMPTGERYQTGLVVEDEEADRRVLVDCGSGVLHRLQQSGVGYENVSTVLLTHHHLDHVADLLPLLKARWLAGEEHLEVVGPSGTKSLVDDLLDVHDYLKGRVDLQVREVGAHEFEVAGFDVEGYETRHSLPCLAYRFGDSFTYSGDSEAFTGLANFADGCDVLAHDCSFPDDVDVDNHPTPTQLGEALAASETDIGRVFLTHLYPHTEGRHEEMLKSIEAVYDGDVRFADDLRTVEL; via the coding sequence ATGCAGGTCACGTTTCTGGGCACCGGAAGCGCGATGCCGACCGGCGAGCGGTATCAGACCGGCCTCGTCGTCGAGGACGAGGAGGCGGACCGACGCGTCCTCGTGGACTGCGGGAGCGGCGTCCTCCACCGCCTCCAGCAGTCGGGCGTGGGCTACGAGAACGTCTCGACGGTCCTCCTGACACACCACCACCTCGACCACGTCGCCGACCTCCTCCCCCTGCTCAAAGCGAGGTGGCTCGCGGGCGAGGAACATCTCGAAGTCGTCGGCCCCTCGGGCACGAAGTCGCTGGTGGACGACCTGCTCGACGTCCACGACTACCTGAAGGGTCGCGTGGACCTGCAGGTGCGCGAGGTCGGTGCCCACGAGTTCGAGGTCGCCGGGTTCGACGTGGAGGGGTACGAGACCCGACACTCGCTGCCCTGTCTGGCGTACCGATTCGGCGATTCGTTCACCTACAGCGGCGACAGCGAGGCGTTTACCGGCCTCGCTAACTTCGCCGACGGGTGCGACGTACTGGCACACGACTGCTCGTTCCCGGACGACGTGGACGTGGACAACCACCCCACCCCGACCCAGTTGGGCGAGGCGTTGGCAGCCTCGGAGACCGATATCGGCCGCGTGTTCCTGACTCACCTCTACCCGCACACGGAGGGCCGCCACGAGGAGATGCTGAAGTCGATCGAGGCGGTGTACGACGGCGACGTGAGGTTTGCAGATGATTTGCGGACTGTCGAGTTGTAG
- a CDS encoding SDR family NAD(P)-dependent oxidoreductase — protein MDVTDNSTTPQALNRFSLAGKTAVVTGGSSGIGRAITELFAADGADVVACSRTLADVEAVADEIAESDRPGEVHPVECDVTDREDVEALAEAANDAFGSVDVLVNNAGGAGGEPFDEVTPEAWRQVLDVNLTGTYNCTRVFGDALKESGGSVVNIGSMAGQYGVSGMTPYSAAKSAVSTFTRALAAEWDAEGVRLNAVAPGFVGTDKVRDNLGVDREIDRSRPDRNIGTPGEVADLVRFLASPASSFVDGETVEITGSPLVYGPGELAE, from the coding sequence GTGGACGTGACCGACAACTCGACGACTCCGCAGGCGTTGAACCGATTCTCGCTCGCCGGGAAGACAGCCGTCGTGACCGGCGGGTCCAGCGGCATCGGTCGAGCTATCACCGAACTGTTCGCTGCCGACGGGGCGGACGTGGTGGCGTGTTCACGGACGCTGGCCGACGTCGAGGCCGTCGCCGACGAAATCGCCGAGAGCGACCGCCCCGGCGAGGTCCACCCCGTCGAGTGCGACGTGACCGACCGCGAGGACGTGGAAGCACTCGCGGAGGCGGCGAACGACGCGTTCGGTAGCGTGGACGTACTGGTGAACAACGCGGGCGGCGCGGGCGGCGAACCCTTCGACGAGGTGACGCCGGAGGCGTGGCGACAGGTGCTGGACGTGAACCTCACCGGGACGTACAACTGCACGCGGGTGTTCGGCGACGCTCTGAAGGAGTCGGGCGGGTCGGTCGTCAACATCGGCAGCATGGCGGGACAGTACGGCGTCTCCGGGATGACGCCCTACAGCGCGGCGAAGTCGGCCGTCTCGACGTTCACTCGGGCGCTGGCCGCAGAGTGGGACGCGGAGGGCGTCCGCCTCAACGCGGTCGCGCCGGGGTTCGTCGGCACGGACAAGGTGCGGGACAACCTCGGCGTGGACCGCGAGATAGACCGCTCGCGACCGGACCGGAACATCGGGACGCCCGGCGAAGTCGCGGACCTCGTGCGCTTCCTCGCGAGTCCGGCGTCGTCGTTCGTGGACGGCGAGACCGTCGAAATCACGGGGAGTCCGCTGGTCTACGGCCCCGGCGAACTCGCCGAGTAG
- a CDS encoding 3-keto-5-aminohexanoate cleavage protein → MAYDDYLDGEKVIITAALTGGVHGKEANPNLPETPAEIGRAAAECEEAGAAVVHLHARRPSGERSFDRERFQAITDEVRSRTNLVVQHSTGGTGAPLDARRQSLRTDPPPEMASLDMGPLNRYRHLTSENTRGTIDALYDEMAEKGIKPEMEVFNDGHLNEVRDLLERRDVAEPVYATLIFGGGTTAPPSPRNLLNAADHLPDGTLFNTLGFGRHQLPLTTMGILLGGHVRVGLEDNVYYDRGELAESNAQLVARTADLARTLGREPATPDEAREILGI, encoded by the coding sequence ATGGCCTACGACGACTACCTCGACGGAGAGAAGGTCATCATCACCGCGGCGCTCACGGGCGGCGTCCACGGCAAGGAGGCCAACCCGAACCTGCCCGAGACGCCCGCGGAAATCGGGCGGGCGGCCGCGGAGTGCGAGGAAGCGGGTGCGGCCGTCGTCCACCTCCACGCGCGCCGACCGAGCGGCGAGCGCTCCTTCGACCGCGAGCGGTTTCAGGCAATCACCGACGAGGTGCGCTCGCGGACGAACCTCGTCGTCCAGCACTCGACCGGCGGGACCGGCGCACCGCTCGACGCGCGCCGCCAGTCGCTCCGGACAGACCCGCCGCCGGAGATGGCCAGCCTCGACATGGGACCGCTGAACCGCTACCGCCACCTAACCAGCGAGAACACCCGCGGGACCATCGACGCGCTCTACGACGAGATGGCCGAGAAGGGAATCAAGCCAGAGATGGAGGTGTTCAACGACGGCCACCTCAACGAGGTCCGGGACCTGCTGGAGCGCCGGGACGTGGCGGAACCGGTGTACGCGACGCTCATCTTCGGCGGCGGCACGACCGCACCGCCCTCGCCCCGGAACCTGCTGAACGCCGCCGACCACCTACCCGACGGCACGCTGTTCAACACGCTCGGATTCGGTCGCCACCAGCTCCCGCTCACCACGATGGGAATCCTGCTCGGCGGGCACGTCCGCGTCGGACTGGAGGACAACGTGTACTACGACCGGGGCGAACTCGCCGAGAGCAACGCCCAACTGGTCGCCCGGACCGCCGACCTCGCCCGGACGTTGGGCCGCGAGCCGGCGACCCCCGACGAGGCGCGCGAGATTCTCGGTATCTAA
- a CDS encoding type 1 glutamine amidotransferase domain-containing protein, which produces MTSALFVVTEEGYWGEECVEPLRTLDEEGFDVTVATPSGSKPVLDETSVDTDNPLVDEETAERVREAHENDERLNDPIPLAAASADDHDVVVFPGGHGTMWDVNQDGHARKLLSDAVEGDDGKALVVCHAVGLLGFGRNADGEFIADGRDVTGFPNAFEEDIVDDNDVMANGRKLPYWVEDEVKAAGGNWDAELDADESVTVDGDLITARGPASSRAAAATLLEELGVRQTA; this is translated from the coding sequence GTGACATCAGCACTGTTTGTCGTCACCGAGGAAGGGTACTGGGGCGAGGAGTGCGTCGAACCGCTTCGGACACTCGACGAGGAAGGCTTCGACGTTACCGTCGCCACGCCCAGCGGTTCGAAGCCGGTCCTCGACGAGACGTCTGTCGATACCGACAACCCGCTCGTCGACGAGGAGACTGCCGAGCGGGTCCGAGAGGCCCACGAGAACGACGAGCGACTGAACGACCCGATTCCGCTGGCGGCGGCGAGCGCCGACGACCACGACGTCGTCGTGTTCCCCGGCGGACACGGAACGATGTGGGACGTGAATCAGGACGGCCACGCGCGAAAACTGCTGTCGGACGCGGTCGAGGGCGACGACGGCAAGGCGCTGGTCGTCTGTCACGCGGTCGGACTTCTCGGGTTCGGTCGGAACGCGGACGGCGAGTTCATCGCCGACGGTCGCGACGTGACCGGGTTCCCTAACGCGTTCGAGGAGGACATCGTGGACGACAACGACGTGATGGCGAACGGTCGGAAACTCCCCTACTGGGTCGAAGACGAGGTGAAGGCCGCGGGCGGCAACTGGGACGCGGAACTCGACGCCGACGAGAGCGTCACCGTGGACGGCGACCTCATCACGGCCCGCGGTCCGGCGTCCTCGCGCGCCGCGGCCGCGACGCTGCTCGAAGAACTCGGCGTCCGACAGACCGCGTAA
- a CDS encoding alpha/beta hydrolase: MTANRNPHAGESDPHEGQPVATAGEELSTADAAVVFVHGRGATAEGMLEMASEFDAEGVAYLAPQARGRTWYPHSFLEDIERNEPSLSSALDFLGDVRQRVLDAGIPADRTCFVGFSQGACLSSEFVARNPTCYGGLAVLSGGLIGPEGTPRDYDGDLDGTPVFLGCGDRDPHIPVERVHETRDALSALDGDVTERIYEGMSHGINQEEMEYVRNLVEEAVSGSE, from the coding sequence ATGACCGCGAACCGCAACCCCCACGCCGGCGAGTCGGACCCCCACGAGGGCCAACCGGTCGCCACCGCCGGCGAGGAACTCTCGACGGCCGACGCCGCGGTCGTCTTCGTCCACGGCCGCGGCGCGACCGCCGAGGGCATGCTGGAGATGGCCAGCGAGTTCGACGCCGAAGGCGTCGCGTACCTCGCGCCGCAGGCCCGCGGCCGGACGTGGTATCCCCACTCGTTCCTCGAAGATATCGAGCGCAACGAACCCAGTCTCTCGTCGGCGCTCGATTTCTTGGGCGACGTTCGCCAGCGAGTCCTCGACGCCGGTATCCCGGCCGACCGAACCTGCTTCGTCGGCTTCTCGCAGGGTGCCTGTCTGTCCAGCGAGTTCGTCGCCCGGAACCCGACGTGTTACGGCGGACTCGCGGTCCTGAGCGGTGGGTTGATCGGTCCGGAGGGGACGCCCCGCGACTACGACGGCGACCTGGACGGGACGCCGGTGTTTCTGGGCTGTGGCGACCGCGACCCCCACATCCCGGTCGAGCGCGTCCACGAGACCCGCGACGCACTGTCGGCGTTGGACGGCGACGTGACCGAACGCATCTACGAGGGGATGAGCCACGGCATCAATCAGGAAGAGATGGAGTACGTCCGGAATCTGGTCGAAGAGGCCGTTTCGGGGTCCGAGTAG